The following coding sequences lie in one Arachis hypogaea cultivar Tifrunner chromosome 4, arahy.Tifrunner.gnm2.J5K5, whole genome shotgun sequence genomic window:
- the LOC112797418 gene encoding uncharacterized protein produces MIKMEKTIKMVVVELSSQKMVLRCALFGEYVDQLNHFLSSGYVEQPVVILQLAKVKLFRGQPGLQNVMKATKIYLNPDLAAVVDFRKSVVEQGINGTQPLFIANEGKTISLEDDFMRLTKKSTIDELQENKEDGTFVILGTITDVVEEGCWWCSTCVCGKTVHPESGVYFCDMCMHHVTNVIPRYRLKVVVSDETGQGIFVLFDRETTYLVKKTCADLFNEVHKDSKVLCGDDYPIIFRNLEGKKVLLKVDTKSLGVDRYFGTFRVKRICDDAAIISMFELAQTEITPLKYAPVPVFGPELGETSNTKCLENTVMSSFLQKEANVAGLDDIHLDMEGVKEVDIQDHSVDSDENVVLSDDIGSLIRSDVDETQDLLSHLLDDSRKVNVPNVIPKDAVFLRVKRNLEADFDKELEDTVAHCSKIIKIEDS; encoded by the exons ATGATAAAGATGGAAAAAACAATCAAGATGGTTGTTGTGGAGCTTTCTTCTCAAAA GATGGTGCTTAGGTGCGCCCTGTTTGGAGAATATGTGGATCAACTaaatcattttctttcttctggtTATGTTGAACAACCAGTAGTGATTCTTCAACTTGCCAAAGTTAAGCTTTTTCGAG gACAACCTGGGTTACAAAATGTCATGAAAGcaacaaaaatatatcttaatcctgACTTGGCAGCTGTTGTTGATTTCAGGAAGAG CGTGGTAGAGCAAGGGATAAATGGGACCCAGCCACTGTTTATTGCTAATGAAGGAAAAACTATCTCATTGGAGGATGACTTCATGAGGTTGACTAAGAAATCTACAATAGATGAGTTGCAAGAAAACAAGGag GATGGAACCTTTGTCATTTTAGGTACTATCACTGATGTTGTAGAAGAGGGGTGCTGGTGGTGTTCTACCTGTGTTTGTGGGAAGACAGTACATCCTGAATCTGGTGTTTACTTTTGTGATATGTGCATGCATCATGTGACAAATGTGATCCCAAG GTATAGGCTCAAGGTAGTTGTATCAGATGAAACTGGACAGGGTATATTTGTCCTCTTTGATCGTGAAAcaacctacttggttaaaaaaacATGTGCTGACCTATTTAATGAGGTACATAAAGATTCAAAG GTTCTCTGTGGGGATGACTACCCTATCAtttttagaaatttggagggtaAAAAAGTCTTGCTGAAAGTGGATACTAAGTCTCTTGGTGTTGATAGATATTTTGGAACTTTTCGTGTGAAGAGGATTTGTGATGATGCTGCAATTATTTCAATGTTTGAACTTGCTCAGACTGAGATAACACCTTTGAAG TATGCACCTGTTCCTGTGTTTGGTCCTGAGTTGGGTGAAACTTCTAATACAAAATGTTTAGAGAATACTGTCATGTCATCTTTTCTTCAAAAAGAAGCAAATGTTGCTGGACTTGATGATATACACTTAGATATGGAAGGTGTTAAGGAGGTTGATATTCAAGATCATTCTGTTGATAGTGATGAAAATGTAGTGCTGTCGGATGATATTGGCTCACTTATTCGGTCTGATGTTGATGAAACTCAG GATTTGCTCTCACACCTTTTAGATGACTCAAGGAAAGTTAATGTGCCTAATGTTATTCCCAAAGATGCAGTATTTTTAAGGGTGAAGAGGAATCTTGAGGCTGATTTTGATAAGGAACTTGAGGATACTGTTGCTCATTGCTCTAAAATAATCAAGATTGAAGATAGTTAA
- the LOC140184232 gene encoding uncharacterized protein gives MSPSFDAISKIVPPREAWRLKVRVIRAWIVPSFGNSDSPNSMELILVDENSNKIQATIRKQLINRFKDNIIEGNCYKMCYFSVVPNHGSYRATKHEFKLTFLFRTIVTTLPDDIIPRMLLGC, from the exons ATGAGTCCATCTTTTGATGCTATTAGCAAGATAGTTCCTCCAAGAGAGGCTTGGAGGCTTAAAGTGAGGGTAATTAGGGCTTGGATTGTTCCAAGCTTTGGAAATTCAGATTCTCCAAATTCAATGGAGCTCATTTTGGTGGATGAAAAT tcaAACAAAATCCAGGCCACTATAAGGAAGCAGCTTATCAACAGGTTTAAAGATAATATTATTGAAGGGAATTGCTACAAGATGTGCTATTTCTCTGTTGTTCCAAATCATGGCTCTTATAGAGCTACAAAACATGAGTTTAAGCTTACATTCCTCTTCCGAACAATAGTAACAACTTTACCAGATGATATCATACCAAGA ATGTTATTGGGTTGCTGA